In Carassius auratus strain Wakin chromosome 20, ASM336829v1, whole genome shotgun sequence, the genomic stretch ACAAGGCTTTACTGGCTCGTCCTTGTCATCAAGGCACACACTTTCACTTTTCCTTGGCGAACAGGTGTTTGTTTAGCAGCTGGAGCTTAGGAAGTGCAAACATGTGATGCATGCATGTAAGAGCATCCAGCATGAACGAGTCGATATGGTGACAAACGGAGAGCGGCGTGGAACGGAGGAGGATCTTTAGGAGTGTTTTATAGTGTATTTGCCTTTCTGGAGCTGAGAGATGTAAAGCTTTGATTTGCTGCCATCCAGACGTTTGTACCAAACCTCATCGTGGTTAATCGTGGTTATCGTGGCACTGGAggaaataaaaaagcaaagaatTTAACGTAAAAGAGTAACGTTTTGATGGTGTAGATCCTAAAATGATTGAACTTTTTGATCTGTAAACTGCCATCACTTCTCATTTCCATCATACCCTTCTTTAAATGAACGGGATTGTgctttaaaacatttcatatcaTGGTAACTAGACTATAACGtgattctttgttatttaaaaaaatgctttccaCGTAATGTCAATAAGCacctcagaaaaaaaatgtaataccaTGTACAGAtttactttgtaattatttgtataaatatatggCAACCCTATGAAACTCTGTAAATTGAACTCTATAAAATGAGacaaaacagctaaaaaaaaaaagaaataattgaaaatgttttaaaagttctTATGCAAAGTtaaaagaatactttttttacaATGGCATGGGGGACAAGCCCAAAAATAGACATTCTGccaaatttaacaatttaacacaaaaaatgtccaaataagTGAAATGAAAAAGAATTTAAATTGTATCAACTATGTAATCATAGTAcaaaaatgttgttgtgtttttgaaagaagcctcatatactcaccaaggctttattaatttgttcaaaaatacattaaaccgcaatattattaattttaaaatggtttttgtttttttagaatgcaatttattactgttatagtaaagatgaattttcagcatcctttagaaatcataatatgataattttctgctcaagaaacatttcttattattattatcaatgttggaaacagttggccagctttatatatataaataatttttttttttttatgtttttttgttttgttttagagaaagtaaaaaattatgtgtccttgatgaataaaagtagtcatttaaaaataatctagatttcttttcttttttataaagcaATTTAGAAGATAAATTACTCTTGGGGACAGAAAAGTTGCTGAATCACCCatatgtgtaaacacacacacgcacacacacacctggtgggGTACTCGTCCTTCCTGTTGATACATATGGCCTGACCTCGGCTGTACCATTTGTTGTCATAGAACAGGCGTCCATCCTCTGATCGGGCAACATGATGCTGTCGTTCTGCTTTCAAAGGAGCTGATATACACAAAGTTCAGAGACCTGAAGTGCTTTTCAGTCTTTACAGGCTGATACAGAaattttacacacaaaaatataaaacaaaacaatgctcAAAATCCTTCTTTGGTACACACTTTCAAATGACAACGAACAATCAATTCCTACGAATATTTAGAACATGGccttcttttctctgtaaattaaatttatgcatttagcagacacttttatccaaagcgacttacagtgcattcaggctatacatttttacccatcatgtgttcccggggaatcgatggtgcaatgctctaccaattgagctacaggaacactatgtgTTAAATGAAGGGTGCACACTATACTACTTTAGTAGAAGCACTTTTTAATTTGAACTAGCCCCTCATGATGACTGCACCACGTTATGTACAAGAAGCTGCAAAGGACACAGGTGCAAGTGGAATGCAAAAAACATGGCGGCATTATATAACAGGCAATATACTGCATCACTGAAAATGACTTGAGGTTATGTACATATAGTGTGCGATAAGCAAAAAGATTGATTATTGCGACAGGCCTACTTACCATCTACTTTTACTCTATGAGGACCCACTGAAGCCATTGCCTATGGAAAACCAAGTCGTTTATTAATGGAAACTAATATTGCAGGATGCACCAGGATTTGTCTTTAAAGCAATGATCTTCAACACCATGTCAGCCAATTTAATGCTTATAGCAATAATGACTAATTTGCagattattattaagatgtttaaCCTGTAAAAACTGAGATCCGAATGATATAagaaatccaaataaataaagagttgaTGTGAAATAACCTTTCTTATGGCAGTCCAGTCTTCAAGTATATCCAGGTCTTGCAGCATGTAAACAATGTATGGTCGTGGGACGGCTCAGGAAACCAATGTTATAGCAATAAAGCAAATGCCTTCAGATGTGCAGCACTAGTTACTACATAAAGGATATCGGACACAACCACAGGTTTCTTCTTCTTTCCAGGACTCAGGGGATCCTTCTTTTTATTCTTCTTAGACTGCAGACCATCATTCCACAGTTCTGGTGCAGAAGCACATCAACGAATTATAAGTGAAtcagatgtttacatttacagtttgCCATCTGTATTTACCTGAAGTTATATCAATACTGTGTCTGTCCTCCTCCAGTCGTCTGATCTTCTCCTCCAGTTCACCCTGAACCGTGTCGAAAAGCAGGAGCTTCTCACTCTGTGGAAACACGTCATGGATATTGAACATTAAACCTCGGTGAGAAATCGAACAGATTAAAGAAGCAGGGCAGTGTTTAAGCAAGAGAAGACCACCACAGATGTTGACCTGGGGGCGGTGAATTTTACCTCCCAATGCTGGCTGGCTGCTTGCATCTCACAGTCGTATTTGTTTCTAACAGATTCCAAGCAGAGCTCACGGTAGATCCCTGAAATAATAAACATGAGCAAGCTAAAATGCATCACTGTGTGCTGCGCCTAAAACAAAGCTCTGCTAGAAGTAGGAGacgttacatttttttatttaaaaaaaaccatttgaaaatgtaataatgttaCTGTTATAACTCTATTTTTGATCTAATAGATACGGCTGTGATGAGCTTaacagactttcaaaaacatcttacaaAACCAAGCATTTGACCAACATCTACAACCAGTTAACCAAGGTCATCTGTTACTGTCATTGTTTAATGTAAGTATTATaattgtatgtaaatatattacagtGATATGATACTACAGTACATTATAGGCCAAGCTTTAAATGCAATACTCCTGACCTGAAACAGGTTGAAGGCCCCTGCTTTACAGTGTAATATAACAAACAAACACGATGACATATCCTGTAAACTACAGAGATTAAATACTTCAGTAATGCCTTTAAACAAACAGTATGTTTGTCTGGAGCTGACCTGCGACTTTGGTTCGGATCTGCATGTTCTCCTGCAGGGTGGCCAGGGGTTCGAGGTACTCCAGAGCACTGCCAGCAATCACTTCTTGCAGTTTAAGATCCACCTGACTCAGTCTCTCCTTATACAAACTAAAGAGGGACATAACATACCGGCTGAGTATTTCGAGTCTTTACATGAAAtctgtgaccatggaccacaaaaccatttatacatcttctgaaagctgaataaaaaaaagctttccattggtgtgtggtttgttaggatcagacaatatttgaaaatctgtaatctgagggaacaaaaaatctaaatactaagaaaatcg encodes the following:
- the brms1lb gene encoding breast cancer metastasis-suppressor 1-like protein-A, which encodes MINLNYICFKMPVHPRDRKENSHEEMDVDYPEQEASSSDEEDSVSSSASEDGDTSDMDDEDCERRRMECLDEMTNLEKQFTDLKDHLYKERLSQVDLKLQEVIAGSALEYLEPLATLQENMQIRTKVAGIYRELCLESVRNKYDCEMQAASQHWESEKLLLFDTVQGELEEKIRRLEEDRHSIDITSELWNDGLQSKKNKKKDPLSPGKKKKPVVVSGPYIVYMLQDLDILEDWTAIRKAMASVGPHRVKVDAPLKAERQHHVARSEDGRLFYDNKWYSRGQAICINRKDEYPTSATITTINHDEVWYKRLDGSKSKLYISQLQKGKYTIKHS